One Salvia splendens isolate huo1 chromosome 12, SspV2, whole genome shotgun sequence genomic window carries:
- the LOC121758271 gene encoding WUSCHEL-related homeobox 4-like isoform X2, whose amino-acid sequence MSPVRTQASMKVARGYESATLALACKRLRPLAPASASTAAAFDIKSFIRPESGTRRHGNSDYQKRESVQAVPGGTRWSPAQEQIEILERLYQGGMRTPNAQQIEQITAQLANYGKIEGKNVFYWFQNHKARERQKQKLGRLRPPPPFTAGEELDCGGQKRKCGPRAFDQSVEVDYRCLEEGEDRTLKLFPLHPEGRS is encoded by the exons ATGTCACCCGTGCGAACCCAAGCCTCCATGAAAGTCGCACGTGGGTACGAGTCGGCCACCCTCGCCCTCGCCTGCAAGCGCCTCCGCCCCCTCGCCCCCGCATCCGCCTCCACAGCCGCCGCGTTCGATATCAAGAGCTTCATCAGACCGGAAAGTGGTACTAGGAGACATGGAAACTCGGATTATCAGAAAAGAGAATCAGTTCAG GCGGTGCCCGGTGGGACGAGGTGGAGTCCGGCACAAGAGCAGATCGAAATACTCGAGAGGCTTTACCAAGGCGGCATGCGAACCCCCAACGCCCAGCAAATCGAGCAGATCACGGCGCAGCTCGCCAATTACGGCAAGATCGAAGGGAAAAACGTGTTTTACTGGTTCCAAAACCACAAGGCGCGTGAGCGCCAGAAGCAGAAGCTCGGCAGGCTGAGGCCGCCTCCTCCCTTTACCGCG GGAgaggagttggattgtggaggtcaaaaaaggaaatgtggacCGAGGGCGTTCGATCAAAGCGTTGAAGTAGATTATAGATGTTTAGAAGAAGGAGAAGATAGAACCCTCAAGTTATTCCCTTTGCACCCAGAGGGAAGATCTTGA
- the LOC121758271 gene encoding WUSCHEL-related homeobox 4-like isoform X1 — MSPVRTQASMKVARGYESATLALACKRLRPLAPASASTAAAFDIKSFIRPESGTRRHGNSDYQKRESVQQAVPGGTRWSPAQEQIEILERLYQGGMRTPNAQQIEQITAQLANYGKIEGKNVFYWFQNHKARERQKQKLGRLRPPPPFTAGEELDCGGQKRKCGPRAFDQSVEVDYRCLEEGEDRTLKLFPLHPEGRS, encoded by the exons ATGTCACCCGTGCGAACCCAAGCCTCCATGAAAGTCGCACGTGGGTACGAGTCGGCCACCCTCGCCCTCGCCTGCAAGCGCCTCCGCCCCCTCGCCCCCGCATCCGCCTCCACAGCCGCCGCGTTCGATATCAAGAGCTTCATCAGACCGGAAAGTGGTACTAGGAGACATGGAAACTCGGATTATCAGAAAAGAGAATCAGTTCAG CAGGCGGTGCCCGGTGGGACGAGGTGGAGTCCGGCACAAGAGCAGATCGAAATACTCGAGAGGCTTTACCAAGGCGGCATGCGAACCCCCAACGCCCAGCAAATCGAGCAGATCACGGCGCAGCTCGCCAATTACGGCAAGATCGAAGGGAAAAACGTGTTTTACTGGTTCCAAAACCACAAGGCGCGTGAGCGCCAGAAGCAGAAGCTCGGCAGGCTGAGGCCGCCTCCTCCCTTTACCGCG GGAgaggagttggattgtggaggtcaaaaaaggaaatgtggacCGAGGGCGTTCGATCAAAGCGTTGAAGTAGATTATAGATGTTTAGAAGAAGGAGAAGATAGAACCCTCAAGTTATTCCCTTTGCACCCAGAGGGAAGATCTTGA